From Neobacillus sp. PS2-9, the proteins below share one genomic window:
- a CDS encoding toxic anion resistance protein yields MSENNPIDLNKSGNLLDDILADPFGDQLELSKQPVQQSSEAKPVKLIDVIPAEHRAKAYQIAEQIDPTNHQAMIQYGTQAQGKLLSFSHTMLEHVQKKDVGEIGDIINDLMKRLNEVNPDELKDGKPSLFARMFGKISGSLQEVLSKYQKTGAQIDRISVKLDRSKNVLLSDIKLLEQLYETNKEYFHALNVYIAAGEIKLEEMQTKTIPQLKRAAETTNDQMKFQEVNDMIQFADRLDKRLYDLKLSREITIQSAPQIRLIQNTNQALVEKIQSSIMTAIPLWKNQVAIALTLIRQRHAVEAQKQVSKTTNELLLKNAEMLKTNTIETAKENERGLVDIETLKKTQESLISTLEETMRIQEEGRHKRRLAEQELATMENDLRLKLLEIKGK; encoded by the coding sequence ATGAGTGAAAACAACCCAATTGATTTAAATAAAAGTGGAAATTTACTAGATGATATTCTAGCAGATCCGTTCGGTGACCAACTTGAGCTCTCTAAACAGCCAGTCCAGCAGTCAAGTGAGGCCAAGCCAGTCAAATTAATTGATGTAATTCCAGCAGAGCATAGGGCAAAAGCCTACCAGATTGCGGAACAAATTGATCCGACCAACCATCAAGCTATGATTCAGTACGGAACCCAGGCGCAAGGTAAACTGTTGTCCTTCTCACATACTATGCTTGAGCATGTACAGAAGAAAGATGTCGGCGAAATTGGGGATATCATCAATGACTTAATGAAGCGATTGAATGAGGTGAATCCCGATGAATTAAAGGATGGGAAGCCTTCCTTGTTTGCGCGGATGTTTGGGAAAATTTCCGGATCGCTGCAAGAGGTGTTGTCCAAGTATCAGAAAACAGGGGCGCAAATCGATCGGATTAGTGTGAAGCTCGATCGCAGTAAAAATGTTCTTTTATCGGATATTAAGCTGCTTGAACAGCTCTATGAGACAAATAAAGAATATTTCCATGCGTTAAACGTGTATATTGCTGCAGGAGAAATTAAGCTGGAAGAGATGCAGACAAAAACCATCCCGCAGTTGAAAAGAGCGGCGGAAACGACAAATGACCAAATGAAGTTTCAAGAAGTAAACGACATGATTCAGTTTGCAGACCGTCTGGATAAGCGGCTGTATGATTTGAAATTAAGCCGAGAAATCACGATTCAAAGTGCGCCGCAAATTAGGCTGATTCAAAATACTAACCAAGCGCTTGTTGAAAAAATTCAATCATCGATCATGACGGCGATTCCATTATGGAAAAATCAAGTGGCCATCGCATTGACATTAATTCGCCAGCGCCATGCAGTTGAGGCACAAAAGCAAGTATCGAAAACGACCAATGAGCTACTGTTGAAAAATGCAGAAATGCTAAAGACCAATACCATTGAAACGGCAAAAGAAAACGAGCGTGGTCTCGTTGATATCGAAACTTTAAAGAAAACCCAAGAGAGCTTGATTTCCACACTGGAAGAAACGATGCGAATACAGGAAGAAGGCCGCCACAAGCGCCGTCTCGCCGAACAAGAACTGGCCACCATGGAAAACGACCTTCGCCTCAAACTACTCGAAATCAAAGGCAAATAA
- a CDS encoding M15 family metallopeptidase → MSNLRVTVVSLLILVFVVAGCSLKNHFTQNDEEKWNNQPISANKSAIKKKSVHPENEALQVVASPEAIPVLINKNHKLPDGYTPTDLVYPDIPFTFEKKTEKRKLRIKAAEAIEKLFAGAKQDSVNLLGVSAYRSHEAQTVLFNYYVSLDGYEAARTYSAIPGTSEHETGLAIDVTGGDGKCAAEDCFAGTPEADWLEKHAAEYGFIIRYPNGKDAVTGYKYEPWHLRYVGKSIAKQITNRGITLEEYLKATPVNN, encoded by the coding sequence ATGTCAAATTTGCGAGTTACTGTTGTATCTTTACTCATTTTGGTTTTTGTCGTTGCTGGCTGCTCATTGAAAAATCATTTTACGCAAAATGACGAGGAGAAGTGGAACAATCAACCAATTAGTGCGAATAAGTCTGCAATTAAAAAAAAGAGCGTCCATCCTGAAAATGAGGCTCTCCAAGTGGTTGCCTCTCCTGAAGCCATTCCTGTTTTGATCAATAAGAACCATAAACTGCCTGATGGTTATACCCCAACCGATTTAGTCTATCCAGATATTCCATTTACGTTTGAAAAAAAGACAGAGAAACGAAAATTGCGCATAAAAGCAGCGGAGGCGATTGAAAAATTGTTTGCTGGGGCAAAGCAGGATAGCGTTAATCTACTTGGTGTTTCTGCTTACAGATCCCATGAGGCCCAAACCGTTTTATTCAATTATTACGTGAGTTTAGATGGATACGAAGCAGCCCGAACCTATAGTGCCATTCCAGGCACTAGTGAACATGAGACTGGACTTGCCATCGATGTGACCGGAGGTGATGGAAAATGCGCAGCAGAAGATTGCTTCGCGGGAACGCCGGAGGCAGATTGGCTCGAAAAGCATGCGGCTGAATATGGCTTCATCATCCGCTACCCAAATGGCAAAGACGCTGTTACTGGTTACAAATATGAACCCTGGCACCTCCGCTACGTTGGAAAATCCATCGCCAAACAAATCACGAACCGTGGCATCACCCTCGAAGAATACCTAAAAGCAACCCCGGTAAATAACTAA
- a CDS encoding multicopper oxidase domain-containing protein, giving the protein MVKIAKFAAILVSSVMLVSACGKTDSSNEKVVKAEASKKTTSQVFGPHEHLNQKPTPIKIARIGEHEVNVEMTAQITDIEISKGDMYKAWTFNGEAPGPVIVVNQGDKINFTLKNMDPSIPHSMDMHAVHAAPSTDFANVMPNQTGTFSYPADNPGVFMYHCGTKPILSHIANGMHGTIIVKPKTGYPTDGDVDREFVIVQNEWYKYNDLDDFTNGTPKYVVFSAKALKDGDTNTNGTVGALVDKPLLAKVGDKVRFYVMNVGPNEVSSFHVVGTLFDDVYMDGNPYNRMKGLQTVLLAASGGAVVEFTVTKEGSYPFVTHQFNHATKGAVGVLKVTKDGHDDGSETMSH; this is encoded by the coding sequence ATGGTTAAGATCGCAAAATTTGCAGCAATTCTCGTTTCTTCTGTCATGTTAGTAAGTGCTTGTGGAAAAACTGATTCTTCTAATGAAAAAGTTGTTAAAGCCGAAGCCAGCAAGAAAACCACATCACAAGTGTTTGGACCCCATGAGCATTTGAATCAGAAACCAACTCCCATAAAAATAGCCCGCATTGGTGAACATGAAGTAAACGTTGAAATGACGGCTCAAATTACTGATATTGAAATTTCAAAAGGGGATATGTATAAAGCATGGACCTTTAATGGCGAAGCACCTGGACCAGTCATTGTTGTCAATCAGGGGGATAAAATCAATTTTACCTTAAAAAATATGGACCCATCGATTCCACATAGCATGGATATGCATGCAGTACATGCCGCACCATCTACCGATTTTGCTAATGTTATGCCAAATCAAACGGGAACGTTCAGCTACCCAGCCGATAATCCAGGGGTGTTTATGTATCATTGCGGAACAAAACCTATTCTCTCTCATATTGCGAACGGAATGCATGGGACGATTATCGTCAAACCAAAAACAGGCTATCCAACAGATGGCGATGTTGATCGCGAGTTCGTGATTGTACAAAATGAATGGTATAAATACAATGACTTGGACGATTTTACAAATGGCACACCAAAATATGTAGTTTTTTCAGCTAAAGCTTTAAAAGATGGGGATACCAATACAAATGGTACGGTTGGTGCCCTTGTTGACAAACCGCTGCTAGCAAAAGTGGGGGATAAAGTACGGTTCTATGTGATGAACGTTGGTCCGAATGAAGTCAGCAGCTTCCATGTCGTAGGTACCCTTTTTGATGATGTGTATATGGACGGAAATCCGTATAACCGAATGAAAGGACTACAAACCGTCCTACTTGCAGCAAGTGGCGGAGCGGTTGTGGAATTTACGGTAACAAAAGAAGGCAGCTATCCATTCGTAACCCATCAGTTCAATCATGCGACAAAAGGCGCTGTCGGAGTGTTGAAGGTGACCAAAGACGGCCATGATGACGGAAGTGAAACAATGTCGCATTAA
- a CDS encoding glycoside hydrolase family 3 N-terminal domain-containing protein — protein MNLFFRKKYFFAAIVVVLILSSVPLIGAGNAEAQESKVKDLVVDLNVPQVTREVKDKQIKLNPLHVYQDGRFMLASKSKWKSSNKNVATVNKDGLVTLKGHKGKTFISVSDGRYCDRISIQYKENQVLVKKQEESRYDLIGQALKKMTMEEKVGQMLMPDFRKWNNVDVTEMKPEIAQLVKDYHLGGVFLFRENTVTADQTTKLVSAYQEASEKYGMLISIDQEGGIVTRLQTGTDFPGNMAIGASRSEEVAEKAGKAIGEELDALGINMNFGPVLDVNLNPDNPVIGVRSFGENPELVGKLGNAYINGLHQTGTSATAKHFPGHGDTSVDSHLGIAEVPHDMERLKKVELVPFQMAMDAGIDAIMTAHVTFPKIDDTKAISKADGSEIAVPATLSKKVLTGLMREEMGYKGVIVTDAMNMGAISTHFGPVDAAIRAVQAGADILLMPVGVAEVANGIYEAVKTGNISPERLDQSVERILTLKLNRVIVKAEEEKSLDEKVANAMQIVGSTEHKAVEKEAAAKSITLVKNNGVLPLKATNENKIAVVGGSGFYMNVLADEVKKHHENVTYINTSKKLTSAQLAQIQDAKYIIAGTYTSSVSGRAPTADQMVMTNQLISTGIPVVAVSARNPYDIMSYPTVAAYLVQYGFKPASFEASVNTIFGENLPTGKLPVTIYNQDGSVLYGYGHGLEY, from the coding sequence ATGAATCTATTTTTTAGAAAGAAGTACTTTTTTGCAGCAATCGTTGTTGTACTCATTTTATCTAGTGTTCCCCTGATTGGAGCAGGAAACGCAGAAGCGCAGGAGTCAAAGGTAAAGGATTTAGTGGTTGACCTAAATGTACCCCAAGTAACAAGAGAGGTAAAAGACAAACAAATCAAATTAAACCCTTTACATGTGTATCAGGATGGACGCTTCATGTTGGCATCAAAATCAAAGTGGAAATCTTCGAATAAAAACGTAGCTACTGTCAATAAAGATGGCCTGGTTACCTTAAAAGGGCACAAGGGAAAAACCTTTATTTCTGTCAGCGACGGAAGGTATTGTGATCGAATTTCCATTCAATATAAGGAGAATCAGGTCCTTGTGAAAAAACAAGAGGAATCCCGCTATGACCTTATCGGCCAGGCATTGAAAAAAATGACGATGGAGGAAAAAGTCGGGCAAATGCTGATGCCGGATTTCCGCAAATGGAATAACGTGGATGTTACGGAAATGAAGCCTGAAATTGCCCAACTGGTAAAAGATTATCACCTTGGCGGCGTCTTTTTATTTCGGGAAAATACGGTGACAGCGGATCAAACAACCAAGCTAGTCAGTGCCTATCAGGAAGCATCAGAAAAATACGGAATGTTAATCTCAATTGATCAGGAAGGTGGGATTGTCACACGCCTCCAGACAGGAACCGATTTTCCAGGGAACATGGCAATTGGAGCCTCGCGTTCTGAAGAGGTAGCCGAAAAAGCAGGCAAAGCGATTGGGGAAGAACTGGATGCATTAGGTATTAATATGAATTTTGGACCTGTTTTAGATGTAAATTTGAATCCGGATAATCCAGTCATCGGAGTTCGTTCATTCGGGGAAAATCCAGAGTTAGTCGGGAAATTAGGCAATGCCTATATCAACGGACTTCACCAAACAGGAACGTCTGCTACTGCGAAGCACTTTCCAGGACACGGGGACACCTCGGTGGATTCGCATTTAGGCATTGCGGAAGTGCCGCATGATATGGAGCGTTTGAAAAAGGTGGAATTAGTACCGTTTCAAATGGCTATGGATGCCGGTATTGACGCCATCATGACGGCACACGTTACTTTTCCCAAAATAGATGATACAAAAGCTATTTCGAAAGCGGATGGTTCAGAAATTGCAGTTCCTGCCACCTTATCCAAAAAAGTATTAACGGGATTAATGCGTGAAGAAATGGGTTATAAAGGAGTCATTGTGACGGATGCCATGAACATGGGAGCTATCTCAACGCATTTCGGTCCCGTAGATGCAGCGATTCGTGCGGTTCAAGCAGGTGCGGACATACTTCTCATGCCGGTTGGAGTTGCCGAGGTAGCGAACGGCATTTATGAGGCAGTGAAAACTGGCAATATTTCACCAGAAAGATTGGACCAATCAGTGGAGCGCATTTTAACATTGAAACTAAATCGAGTTATCGTGAAGGCCGAGGAAGAAAAGAGCTTAGATGAGAAAGTGGCAAATGCCATGCAAATAGTCGGCTCGACTGAACATAAAGCAGTAGAAAAGGAAGCAGCCGCAAAATCGATTACCTTAGTAAAAAATAATGGGGTGCTTCCGCTAAAGGCCACAAATGAAAATAAGATTGCGGTGGTCGGGGGTTCGGGCTTCTACATGAATGTACTCGCTGACGAAGTGAAAAAGCATCATGAAAATGTGACGTATATTAATACTTCAAAGAAGTTGACATCAGCGCAGCTTGCCCAAATTCAAGATGCTAAATATATCATTGCTGGGACGTATACTTCGTCAGTAAGCGGCCGGGCACCTACAGCAGATCAAATGGTAATGACGAACCAGCTAATTTCTACGGGAATTCCTGTTGTGGCGGTGAGCGCAAGAAACCCCTATGACATCATGTCCTATCCAACAGTTGCAGCCTATCTTGTCCAGTATGGATTCAAGCCAGCGAGCTTTGAAGCATCAGTAAACACCATTTTCGGTGAAAACCTGCCAACAGGAAAGCTGCCGGTGACCATTTACAACCAGGATGGCAGCGTATTATATGGCTATGGCCATGGATTAGAATATTAA
- a CDS encoding ABC transporter ATP-binding protein gives MNEILRLTKVTKSFQHKKAVTEVSFTIGKGEVVAILGPNGAGKTTTISMILGLLKPSSGEVTLFNHQPHEKRVREKIGTMLQEVSVMPGLKVREILALVSSYYPEPLPMEKLIHLTGLTDQDLKTRAEKLSGGQKRRLSFALALAGNPELIIFDEPTVGMDITARNRFWQTVRMLAEQGKTIIFSTHYLQEADDAADRILLFKDGSIVADGTPAQIKARISKQSVSFMVDPEMSLEKLYQHSVIDDIYRKNNRVFVQTSNTDKVLELIFKEKIGAHDIQIERGKLEEAFEQLTSESKEAI, from the coding sequence TTGAACGAAATTTTACGATTAACGAAGGTGACAAAGTCATTTCAACATAAAAAGGCAGTGACTGAGGTTAGTTTTACAATTGGCAAGGGGGAGGTAGTCGCGATTCTTGGTCCAAATGGCGCCGGGAAAACAACCACTATCTCTATGATCCTAGGCTTGCTCAAGCCAAGTTCTGGAGAGGTAACCCTTTTTAACCACCAGCCTCATGAAAAGAGGGTCCGTGAAAAAATCGGCACGATGCTTCAAGAAGTTAGTGTCATGCCAGGACTGAAGGTACGCGAAATCCTCGCGCTAGTCAGCAGCTATTACCCAGAGCCGCTTCCGATGGAGAAACTCATCCACCTGACTGGCCTCACCGATCAGGATTTAAAGACCAGGGCGGAAAAATTGTCAGGAGGACAAAAGCGCCGCTTAAGCTTTGCCCTCGCCCTTGCAGGAAATCCAGAACTCATCATCTTTGACGAACCCACCGTAGGCATGGATATTACCGCGAGAAATCGCTTTTGGCAAACCGTTCGCATGCTTGCTGAACAAGGAAAAACAATTATTTTCTCCACCCATTATTTACAGGAAGCAGATGATGCGGCAGACCGGATTCTTCTTTTTAAAGACGGCTCCATCGTCGCTGACGGAACACCGGCACAAATCAAAGCGAGAATCTCCAAGCAATCCGTCTCCTTTATGGTTGACCCGGAAATGTCATTGGAGAAATTGTATCAGCACAGTGTAATTGATGACATCTATCGAAAGAATAACCGGGTGTTCGTGCAAACATCTAATACGGATAAGGTCTTGGAACTAATTTTTAAAGAGAAAATTGGGGCACATGACATCCAAATTGAACGTGGAAAGCTAGAGGAAGCGTTTGAGCAGCTGACTAGCGAATCAAAGGAGGCTATATAA
- a CDS encoding ABC transporter permease has protein sequence MKTFQMQCKVEIIRILRNRYFVFWSLIMPIVFYYIFTNLVNSDVPNKAEWQAHYLMSMTVFSVMGSSMMTLGIRMVQERSQGWSTFIRITPLSDTVYFASQMIGQSAIHLLSIIIIFIAGALINGVSLTAMEWIMSGIWILLGSLPFLAIGTLIGMMKKVETAAGISNVLYMVLAVAGGLWMPLEVMPKMMQSIAKWLPSYNFGNGAWEIVRGNLPDWKNILILVAYLAVFMLLSKYIRRKQEAV, from the coding sequence ATGAAAACATTTCAAATGCAATGTAAAGTCGAAATCATCAGGATCTTAAGGAATCGGTATTTTGTCTTTTGGTCGCTCATCATGCCGATTGTCTTCTATTATATTTTTACCAACCTAGTGAATTCGGATGTGCCGAACAAAGCCGAATGGCAGGCCCACTATCTAATGTCAATGACCGTATTTAGCGTAATGGGTTCATCCATGATGACGCTTGGTATCCGTATGGTACAGGAGCGCTCGCAGGGCTGGTCCACATTCATTCGTATCACGCCTTTATCTGACACAGTCTACTTTGCATCCCAGATGATTGGCCAAAGCGCGATCCACCTTCTCTCGATTATTATTATTTTTATCGCAGGTGCTCTTATTAACGGTGTGTCATTAACGGCCATGGAATGGATCATGAGTGGCATCTGGATTTTGCTTGGCTCACTGCCGTTCCTAGCGATTGGTACACTTATTGGCATGATGAAAAAAGTAGAAACAGCAGCCGGAATCAGTAATGTCCTTTACATGGTACTTGCTGTGGCTGGGGGCTTATGGATGCCGCTGGAAGTCATGCCTAAAATGATGCAATCGATTGCTAAATGGCTTCCTTCCTACAATTTCGGTAACGGTGCATGGGAGATTGTCCGTGGTAACCTGCCTGATTGGAAAAATATTCTTATTTTGGTCGCCTACTTAGCCGTATTCATGCTACTATCGAAATATATTAGAAGAAAACAAGAAGCGGTGTGA
- a CDS encoding sensor histidine kinase yields MFLIYLGFPIYYLTKEAGMKQLIGYLMVLLFLVTYRQLYFSMAKKSFSYWLAVQLAIVFSFSLFYHLNYMFLGFFPANFIGWYQDKRLFKRGLVSLVIVQLLPFIIHVVKTGSYFNAKEMIYYVPFLIIMLISPFGIRSMNRRMELEKALDKANQKIEELVKREERVRIARDLHDTLGHTLSLLTLKSQLVQRLTKVDPERARLEAKEMEVTSRAALKQVRELVMDMRAATIAEELLQVQQILRAAGITYQYDGEVDFSTISLFSQNIIGMCVREAATNVVKHSRATHCSISIKLLSEKMNIVIRDDGMGVSTGRVFGNGLRGMEERLALVEGVLTLSNHNGAVLEITVPIIKKAEGAAG; encoded by the coding sequence ATGTTTCTTATATATCTAGGTTTTCCTATTTACTATTTAACAAAGGAAGCAGGAATGAAGCAGCTCATTGGTTATCTAATGGTGCTGCTTTTCTTAGTAACGTACCGCCAGCTTTATTTTTCAATGGCAAAAAAAAGCTTCTCGTACTGGCTGGCGGTCCAACTAGCGATCGTGTTTTCCTTTAGTCTGTTTTATCACTTAAACTACATGTTTTTAGGATTTTTCCCGGCGAATTTCATTGGCTGGTATCAGGATAAGAGGTTGTTTAAAAGGGGGCTCGTTAGTTTAGTTATCGTTCAACTGCTTCCATTTATCATTCATGTAGTGAAGACAGGTTCATACTTCAACGCCAAAGAGATGATTTATTATGTTCCGTTCCTTATCATCATGTTGATTTCTCCATTTGGCATTCGTTCGATGAATCGTAGAATGGAGCTGGAAAAAGCGCTCGACAAAGCGAACCAAAAAATTGAGGAATTGGTGAAGCGGGAGGAGCGAGTGCGGATTGCCCGCGATCTTCATGATACGCTCGGGCATACCCTGTCCCTTTTGACCTTAAAGAGCCAGCTTGTTCAACGGTTGACCAAGGTTGACCCAGAGAGGGCACGGCTGGAGGCAAAGGAAATGGAAGTCACCTCTCGTGCGGCACTTAAGCAGGTTCGCGAGCTGGTGATGGATATGCGCGCTGCCACCATCGCGGAAGAGCTCCTTCAGGTACAGCAAATTTTAAGGGCAGCAGGAATTACCTATCAATACGATGGTGAGGTTGATTTTTCGACCATTTCTCTATTTTCGCAAAATATAATCGGAATGTGTGTGAGGGAGGCCGCTACTAATGTGGTGAAACATAGCCGTGCCACCCATTGTTCCATTTCTATCAAGCTTCTTTCTGAGAAAATGAACATCGTCATCCGTGATGACGGGATGGGTGTAAGCACTGGTCGAGTGTTTGGGAATGGTTTACGGGGGATGGAAGAGAGACTTGCGCTTGTTGAAGGTGTACTGACTCTATCCAATCATAATGGTGCCGTCTTGGAAATAACGGTGCCAATTATTAAAAAAGCAGAGGGGGCAGCGGGATGA
- a CDS encoding response regulator transcription factor encodes MIRLFIAEDQRMLLGALGSLLDLEVDMKVVGQAMNGADALSTILELEPDVCLMDIEMPVMNGLEVAEELARREASCKVIILTTFARPGYFERAVKIGVHGYLLKDGEIDELADAIRKVISGKRVFSPELAFTVIREENPLTPKEQEILRLAALGKTTKEITSQLYLSSGTVRNYISEIIHKLDAKNRTEAAAIAEKKGWL; translated from the coding sequence ATGATCCGCTTATTTATTGCAGAAGACCAACGCATGTTGTTGGGAGCGCTTGGCTCCCTCTTGGATTTAGAGGTTGACATGAAGGTTGTGGGCCAGGCGATGAATGGAGCCGATGCTCTTTCCACGATTTTGGAACTGGAGCCAGATGTTTGTTTAATGGATATTGAGATGCCTGTGATGAACGGACTTGAGGTGGCAGAGGAGCTCGCACGCCGGGAGGCTTCCTGCAAGGTTATAATCTTAACCACGTTTGCTCGACCGGGATACTTCGAACGGGCCGTGAAAATCGGCGTCCATGGCTACTTGCTGAAGGACGGAGAGATCGACGAGCTGGCAGATGCCATTCGTAAGGTGATCTCTGGAAAACGTGTGTTCAGTCCTGAGCTCGCCTTTACGGTCATTCGGGAGGAGAATCCGCTCACTCCGAAAGAACAAGAGATTTTAAGATTAGCAGCCTTAGGTAAAACAACAAAAGAAATCACATCTCAACTCTATTTATCTTCTGGGACTGTCCGCAATTACATCTCCGAAATCATTCACAAACTAGACGCCAAAAATCGAACCGAAGCCGCCGCCATCGCCGAAAAAAAGGGCTGGTTGTAG
- a CDS encoding UTP--glucose-1-phosphate uridylyltransferase: MVRKAIIPAAGYGTRTLPITKVLPKEMLPICGRPAIDYLVEEAIKSGIEQILIVVSRSKNMILDYYDRSVELETYLEEKGKNHLLKEISLPDVHFQYVRQSYARGLGEAILLGKHFVGDEPFAVLLPDEIILSDKQPPLSQLIEMFKEFKGNVIGVKKTDPSLLKNYGVIQPQALREKEYTIKDIVEKPQQAPPSDLAVIGRYIFNPSIFHYLETVSPGVGGEIQLTDAIKLMSQDYTSYALEIQGQSYDIAKSTEYVKLINYLCGPKED, from the coding sequence ATGGTACGAAAGGCAATTATTCCTGCAGCAGGGTATGGAACAAGAACCCTGCCGATCACGAAGGTACTGCCCAAGGAGATGCTGCCGATATGCGGGAGACCGGCAATTGACTATCTAGTTGAAGAGGCAATCAAATCAGGAATTGAGCAAATCCTAATAGTAGTGTCGAGATCAAAAAATATGATTCTTGATTACTATGACAGGTCAGTAGAATTGGAAACTTATTTAGAGGAAAAGGGAAAGAACCATTTATTAAAAGAAATCAGCCTACCAGATGTACATTTTCAATATGTTCGGCAATCCTATGCACGCGGTTTAGGGGAGGCTATACTGCTTGGTAAACACTTTGTAGGGGATGAACCGTTTGCTGTTTTGCTACCAGATGAGATTATTCTTTCTGACAAGCAGCCGCCATTAAGTCAGTTAATTGAGATGTTCAAAGAATTTAAGGGAAATGTTATCGGTGTCAAAAAAACGGATCCATCCCTATTAAAAAACTACGGAGTCATTCAACCTCAAGCACTAAGGGAAAAAGAATACACCATCAAGGACATCGTCGAAAAACCACAGCAAGCACCCCCGTCAGATTTAGCTGTAATCGGAAGGTATATATTTAACCCTTCCATCTTTCATTATCTTGAAACCGTCTCACCGGGCGTAGGGGGCGAAATTCAACTGACAGACGCCATTAAATTGATGTCCCAGGATTATACAAGCTATGCTCTAGAGATACAAGGTCAAAGCTATGATATTGCTAAAAGCACGGAGTACGTGAAACTGATTAATTATTTATGTGGACCTAAGGAGGATTAA
- a CDS encoding UDP-glucose/GDP-mannose dehydrogenase family protein, with protein MKILIVGTGYVGTTTGLIFCEMGHQVTGLDLDETKIKALESGKLHFFEPGLEDLLIKHLAAKNISFTKKTKKAVKENDVIFICVGTPQGADGSADLTFVKNVAESIGKNMDNYKVIVTKSTVPVGTAELVTKWISESQKDQIPFDVVSNPEFLREGSAVLDALNPDRIVIGTTSEKARGIMRDLYKDFHCPIVETNPRASEMIKYAANSFLALKISYINELARLCNRLQINVNDVSKAIGLDHRIGPHFLNAGLGYGGSCFPKDVSALIQIARQNGRPLSILESAAKVNKEQTDYFIEKIKQALGGNLQSKTIAVLGLAFKANTDDTREAPSLVIIKQLIEEKVNLRVHDPIVKLASGQFPTVAETVTGADAVVLCTDWDDYKALDWASLKPLMNQSYIFDGRNMIDKSLVESLGFNYLGVANH; from the coding sequence GTGAAAATCTTAATCGTCGGTACAGGATATGTAGGAACGACGACGGGTCTGATTTTTTGTGAGATGGGTCATCAGGTAACAGGGCTTGATTTAGACGAAACCAAAATTAAAGCGCTGGAATCTGGTAAATTACACTTCTTTGAGCCGGGACTTGAAGACCTGTTAATTAAGCATCTCGCTGCGAAAAATATTTCTTTTACAAAAAAGACTAAAAAGGCCGTTAAAGAAAATGATGTTATATTCATTTGCGTCGGCACACCTCAAGGCGCAGATGGAAGTGCAGACCTTACTTTTGTGAAAAATGTGGCGGAATCCATTGGAAAGAATATGGACAACTATAAGGTGATTGTCACGAAGAGTACGGTGCCGGTTGGTACGGCAGAGCTGGTCACGAAGTGGATCAGTGAATCACAAAAGGACCAAATTCCTTTTGATGTCGTCTCCAATCCCGAGTTTTTACGTGAAGGTTCAGCTGTTCTAGATGCACTAAACCCGGACCGCATTGTTATTGGTACAACAAGCGAAAAAGCACGAGGCATAATGAGAGACCTTTATAAAGACTTTCACTGTCCAATCGTCGAAACGAACCCTAGGGCTTCCGAAATGATAAAGTATGCAGCTAACTCCTTTCTCGCCTTAAAGATTTCCTATATTAATGAGTTAGCTAGATTGTGTAATAGACTTCAGATTAATGTGAATGATGTTTCAAAGGCGATTGGATTGGATCACAGGATTGGCCCTCATTTCCTTAATGCCGGATTAGGCTATGGAGGTTCTTGTTTTCCTAAGGATGTGAGCGCATTAATCCAAATAGCGAGACAAAACGGGCGCCCGTTGTCCATATTAGAAAGCGCCGCTAAAGTGAACAAAGAACAAACAGATTATTTTATTGAAAAAATCAAGCAGGCTCTCGGAGGAAATCTCCAAAGTAAAACGATTGCTGTTCTAGGACTAGCGTTTAAAGCTAACACCGATGACACGAGGGAAGCCCCAAGTCTCGTTATAATCAAACAATTAATAGAAGAGAAAGTGAATCTTAGGGTACATGATCCGATTGTAAAGTTAGCAAGCGGGCAGTTCCCGACAGTAGCGGAAACGGTGACGGGGGCGGATGCGGTAGTTCTTTGTACTGACTGGGACGACTATAAAGCCCTCGATTGGGCCAGTCTTAAACCGTTAATGAATCAATCATATATTTTCGATGGAAGAAACATGATTGATAAGAGCTTGGTCGAAAGCCTGGGATTCAACTACCTAGGGGTAGCAAATCATTAA